GGCTCAATGGTAACCAGCGGACCCTGAGTGCAGAGGCCATGGCAACCGGTCTTCTTGATGGCTTCGACCGTAACGTCTTTGATATTCTTCCTGGCGATATGGTCGAGGACAGCGTCGTAGATGCGGTCTGAGCCTGCCGCCAGACAGCCGGGCCCAAGGCAGACCAGAATCTTTCGCGGAAACCTGGCGGCATCCTTCTGATATTCTTTTTGAAGTCGGGTGAGACTTTCGGCCGAGGCGATCCGCATACTACTTTGTCCCCAGGACTTTCTTGGTTTGGTCGCAGCGGACCTTGCCGTGATACATGTTATTGACAATAATCACCGGCGCCATGGCGCAGGCGCCGACACAGTTGACCACCTCAATGGTAAATTTCATGTCAGCGGTGGTTTCGCCGGCTTTGATTCCGAGGTTGGCTTCAATCTGTTCCTGCACCAGTTTGGCGCCTTTAATATGGCAGGCGGTTCCCTGGCAGATCCGGACAATCTTCTCGCCGCGGGGAGTCAGGCTGAAAGCGTTATAGAATGTCGAAACGGAGAAGACTTTGCTTAATGGGACGCCGAGCGCAGTCGCTGTCGCCGTGAGCGCTTCGCAGGGAAGATAATGAAATTCCCTCTGGATATCCTGGAGAACGGCAATCAGGGCGGCGGGTTCCTTGGGACTCCGTCCGATAATTTCCTCTATTTTGGAAAGGTCGTGCGTCATATTTAATTTTAGACTTTCACTTTATGCTGCAGTTTTTCGGCGAGAGCGCGCCCTTCGGCAAGAGCCCGGCGATTTATCTCCAGCAGCGCCTTTTTCTCCCCCATTTTTTCTTCGAGCATTTTCAGTATGGTGTCGAATTTCACGATGCCGCTCAAGATAACATAAGCGGCGAGCATTACCATATTGGCGGCTTTGGCATTGCCGGACTTTATGGCGATATCATTGGCCGGAATCAGATATTCGGATATATCATTTCGACCGGAAACAGTGTCAATGAGAGAGGAGTTGATAAGCAATATGCCTCCAGGCTTTACCAACGGACCGAACTTTTCAAGCGAGGGACGGTTAAAAACGCAGGCAGCCTGCGGATTGGTGATGATGGGGGAACCGATTCGGTTATCGGAGACTACTACGGTGCAGTTAGCGGTGCCGCCGCGCATCTCGGGACCGTACGAAGGAATCCAGACCACCTGCTTTCCTTCCGCCATACCGGCATAAGCCAGCAACTGACCGGCGGTCATTATCCCCTGTCCGCCAAATCCAGCCAATGTGACTTCCCGCTGGCGCATC
This Candidatus Zixiibacteriota bacterium DNA region includes the following protein-coding sequences:
- a CDS encoding (2Fe-2S) ferredoxin domain-containing protein; protein product: MRIASAESLTRLQKEYQKDAARFPRKILVCLGPGCLAAGSDRIYDAVLDHIARKNIKDVTVEAIKKTGCHGLCTQGPLVTIEP
- a CDS encoding 2-oxoacid:acceptor oxidoreductase family protein, with protein sequence MRQREVTLAGFGGQGIMTAGQLLAYAGMAEGKQVVWIPSYGPEMRGGTANCTVVVSDNRIGSPIITNPQAACVFNRPSLEKFGPLVKPGGILLINSSLIDTVSGRNDISEYLIPANDIAIKSGNAKAANMVMLAAYVILSGIVKFDTILKMLEEKMGEKKALLEINRRALAEGRALAEKLQHKVKV
- a CDS encoding NAD(P)H-dependent oxidoreductase subunit E codes for the protein MTHDLSKIEEIIGRSPKEPAALIAVLQDIQREFHYLPCEALTATATALGVPLSKVFSVSTFYNAFSLTPRGEKIVRICQGTACHIKGAKLVQEQIEANLGIKAGETTADMKFTIEVVNCVGACAMAPVIIVNNMYHGKVRCDQTKKVLGTK